A part of Variovorax sp. HW608 genomic DNA contains:
- a CDS encoding GntR family transcriptional regulator, producing the protein MSAIPQPKSSLTQSAYERLKGDLLACRLEPDERLNISELCGALGVSLGAVREALSRLTSEGLVVAEPQRGFRVASISEDELRDLYRTRIEIEALCLRRAIEVGSLRWESNLVAAYHSLSRTPEAAPGHPAHVGDEWLQRHADFHEALVSGGDSPWLMRLRTQLFQQSQRYRRLSVSLAKTKRNVDKEHRELMEAVLARDADRAVALMRDHLQLTTKILLAASRA; encoded by the coding sequence ATGTCCGCCATCCCGCAGCCGAAATCCAGCCTGACCCAGTCCGCGTACGAACGCCTGAAGGGCGATCTGCTGGCCTGCCGGCTCGAGCCCGACGAGCGACTGAACATCAGTGAGCTGTGCGGGGCATTGGGCGTCAGCCTTGGGGCCGTGCGAGAGGCACTGTCACGGCTTACCTCGGAAGGGCTGGTGGTCGCCGAGCCGCAGCGCGGCTTTCGGGTCGCCTCCATCTCCGAAGACGAACTGCGCGACCTGTATCGGACAAGGATCGAGATCGAGGCGTTGTGCCTGCGCCGCGCGATCGAGGTGGGCAGCCTGCGGTGGGAGTCCAACCTTGTGGCGGCGTATCACAGCCTTTCCAGAACGCCCGAGGCCGCGCCCGGCCACCCGGCACATGTGGGCGATGAGTGGCTGCAGCGCCATGCCGACTTCCACGAGGCGCTGGTCAGCGGAGGTGACAGCCCGTGGCTCATGCGCTTGCGAACGCAGCTCTTTCAGCAATCCCAGCGCTACCGGCGCCTTTCCGTGTCGCTGGCCAAGACCAAGCGCAACGTCGACAAGGAGCATCGGGAACTGATGGAGGCAGTCCTGGCGCGCGACGCCGATCGTGCCGTTGCACTGATGCGCGACCATCTGCAGCTCACGACCAAGATACTGCTCGCAGCGTCCCGCGCTTAG
- a CDS encoding VOC family protein — MIAVEDIAYVRYQAPDLDLAQTFLTDFGLTTALRKDDVLYMRGVGVQSFVHVTQRGETPACLGFGLKAQNKDDLHKLAAELGARVEDNPEPGGGYRVTFADPAGYSVDVLWGSEEQRPLPARPPLSTNFGPSRGRRGRTVRLDPGPSHVLRLGHVVLRVPSFNTSYDFYARLLGFQISDSYFVGEPDHTVAAFMHAGLGKRYSDHHTIALLESPLSGFDHSAFEVLDWDDLVVGNEHLRNKQYRHSWGIGRHIHGSQVFDYWRDPFGFKVEHWTDGDLVNEDYLRSHEHFAPERLAQWSPPLPEDFLA; from the coding sequence ATGATTGCCGTTGAAGACATTGCCTACGTGCGCTACCAGGCGCCCGACCTGGACCTTGCGCAGACCTTTCTCACCGACTTCGGCTTGACGACGGCATTGCGCAAGGACGACGTGCTCTACATGCGAGGCGTCGGAGTGCAATCGTTCGTCCACGTCACCCAACGGGGCGAGACGCCCGCCTGCCTTGGCTTTGGGCTGAAGGCCCAGAACAAGGACGACCTTCACAAGCTCGCCGCCGAGCTCGGCGCCCGAGTTGAGGACAACCCTGAACCCGGCGGAGGGTATCGGGTCACCTTCGCAGACCCGGCCGGCTACAGCGTGGACGTACTTTGGGGATCGGAGGAGCAGCGGCCACTGCCCGCGCGGCCACCTCTATCCACCAACTTCGGGCCGTCTCGGGGTCGGCGCGGTCGCACGGTTCGGCTCGACCCGGGACCCTCTCACGTGCTGCGCCTCGGTCATGTGGTTCTGCGTGTGCCGAGCTTCAACACCAGCTATGACTTCTACGCACGACTACTCGGCTTCCAGATCTCTGACAGCTACTTCGTCGGCGAGCCGGATCACACAGTCGCGGCCTTCATGCACGCTGGCCTCGGCAAGCGCTATTCGGACCATCACACCATTGCACTCCTGGAGAGCCCCCTGAGCGGCTTCGACCACAGTGCTTTCGAAGTCCTTGACTGGGATGATCTCGTGGTCGGGAACGAGCACCTGCGCAATAAGCAATACAGGCACTCTTGGGGCATCGGGCGTCACATTCACGGCAGCCAGGTCTTCGACTACTGGCGCGATCCGTTCGGCTTCAAGGTCGAGCACTGGACCGATGGGGACTTGGTGAATGAGGACTACCTCCGCAGCCACGAACACTTTGCCCCCGAGCGGCTGGCTCAATGGTCGCCGCCACTGCCCGAAGACTTCTTGGCTTGA
- a CDS encoding GntR family transcriptional regulator has protein sequence MSANATIVDRVMRSILARKLRPGERLGEKELAELFCVSRTLVREALLQLQARGFVEVRPRLGWYVAEPSFEEARETYAARRVLEPGMLRDAGVPLQSVIRGLRQHVAQERAVIAKSSNAGERSVLLAEFHVCLAQALGNRLLTQMMEDLSARTTLVSALYQSQTEAQHSNEDHAAIVDALAEGDMLGAERLMRAHIDSLANRLDETLAHSGRSSDRLKAALTPLRVMHGAKR, from the coding sequence ATGAGCGCCAACGCGACCATTGTCGATCGTGTGATGCGTTCCATCCTCGCGCGCAAGCTGCGCCCTGGCGAACGGCTTGGCGAGAAGGAACTGGCCGAGCTGTTCTGCGTCAGTCGCACACTGGTGCGCGAGGCGCTGCTGCAGCTTCAGGCCCGCGGGTTCGTCGAAGTGCGCCCGCGCCTTGGCTGGTACGTGGCGGAGCCTTCCTTCGAGGAGGCGCGCGAGACCTACGCAGCGCGCCGCGTCCTGGAGCCGGGCATGCTGCGCGACGCTGGCGTGCCACTGCAATCGGTCATCCGGGGGCTGCGCCAGCACGTGGCACAGGAACGAGCCGTCATCGCCAAGTCCAGCAATGCTGGCGAACGCAGCGTGCTACTGGCCGAGTTCCACGTCTGCCTGGCACAAGCGCTGGGCAACCGCCTCCTGACGCAGATGATGGAAGATCTCTCGGCCCGAACCACGTTGGTGTCGGCCCTGTACCAGTCTCAGACCGAGGCGCAGCACAGCAACGAAGACCATGCCGCCATCGTCGACGCCCTGGCCGAAGGTGACATGCTCGGCGCCGAGCGGCTGATGCGCGCGCACATAGACTCTCTGGCCAATCGGTTGGACGAAACCCTTGCCCATTCCGGCCGATCGAGCGATCGGCTGAAGGCGGCGCTGACGCCTCTGCGGGTAATGCACGGCGCAAAACGCTGA
- a CDS encoding NCS1 family nucleobase:cation symporter-1: MEIRNPSPGLYNEDLAPAKERNWGAFSLFNVWTSDVHSLWGYYLAASLFLLCGSFTNFLLAIGLSSLVIFFLMNLIGYAGEKTGVPYPVLARASFGIWGANLAAMVRAVVACFWYGAQTAAASGAVVALLVRNESILEFHKTVHFLGHSGLEVICYVIIWALQLLIIQKGMETVRKFQDWAGPAVWVAMLVLAIGLCIKAGGFSFDHGIPMSVLLDKTKDAGVSGEPGSFWALMAVGATWITYFAALYLNFCDFSRYAKNKDAVKKGNLWGLPVNLVAFSLVAGVTTIAAYKVYGEVLLHPEQISAKFDSWVLALIAALTFAVATLGINVVANFVSAAFDISNVFPRTIDFKKGGYIAAAIALVLYPFAPWEGNAAHFVNAIGATMGPLLGIILVDYYLVAKGRINVAALYDEHGEYRYEGGWNLNALVAVGVGSVFSTFLPNFTSLLPSWWNTYGWFIGVVVGGLVYLAMEALRPRVVAAPAGVSVNG; the protein is encoded by the coding sequence ATGGAAATCCGCAACCCGTCCCCAGGCCTCTATAACGAGGACTTGGCACCCGCGAAAGAGCGCAACTGGGGCGCGTTCAGCCTCTTCAACGTCTGGACCTCGGACGTGCACAGTCTTTGGGGCTACTACCTGGCGGCCAGCTTGTTCCTGCTGTGCGGCAGCTTCACCAACTTCCTCTTGGCCATCGGACTGAGTTCGCTGGTGATCTTCTTCCTGATGAACCTCATCGGCTATGCCGGCGAGAAGACTGGTGTGCCGTACCCGGTGCTGGCTCGGGCCTCGTTTGGCATATGGGGCGCCAACCTGGCTGCCATGGTGCGCGCAGTGGTGGCTTGCTTTTGGTACGGTGCTCAGACCGCGGCCGCTTCCGGCGCCGTAGTGGCATTGTTGGTGCGCAACGAGAGCATCCTGGAGTTTCACAAGACGGTGCACTTCCTCGGACACTCGGGGCTGGAAGTGATCTGCTACGTGATCATCTGGGCGTTGCAACTGCTGATCATTCAGAAGGGAATGGAGACCGTACGCAAGTTTCAGGATTGGGCCGGCCCTGCGGTCTGGGTGGCCATGTTGGTGCTGGCCATCGGCCTGTGCATCAAGGCCGGCGGCTTCAGCTTCGACCATGGCATTCCCATGTCTGTGCTGCTCGACAAGACGAAGGATGCCGGCGTCAGCGGTGAACCCGGTTCCTTCTGGGCGCTGATGGCGGTCGGCGCGACCTGGATCACCTACTTCGCGGCGCTGTACCTGAACTTCTGCGACTTCTCGCGCTACGCCAAGAACAAGGACGCGGTGAAGAAGGGCAACCTCTGGGGCCTGCCCGTCAATCTGGTTGCCTTTTCGTTGGTGGCAGGCGTCACTACCATCGCTGCCTACAAGGTGTACGGCGAGGTGCTACTGCACCCTGAACAGATCTCCGCCAAGTTCGACAGTTGGGTGCTTGCGCTGATCGCCGCGCTCACCTTCGCGGTGGCCACCCTGGGTATCAACGTTGTGGCGAACTTCGTCTCCGCGGCGTTCGACATCTCCAACGTCTTCCCCAGGACGATTGACTTCAAGAAGGGTGGCTACATTGCGGCCGCCATTGCGCTGGTGCTCTACCCCTTCGCGCCCTGGGAAGGAAATGCCGCGCACTTCGTCAACGCCATCGGTGCGACCATGGGTCCGTTGTTGGGCATCATCTTGGTTGACTACTATCTGGTGGCGAAGGGTCGCATCAATGTCGCAGCACTGTACGACGAGCACGGCGAGTACCGCTACGAGGGTGGCTGGAACCTCAATGCACTGGTGGCCGTGGGTGTTGGCAGCGTGTTTTCCACCTTCCTGCCCAACTTCACCAGCCTGTTGCCGTCTTGGTGGAATACCTATGGCTGGTTCATCGGTGTAGTGGTGGGCGGTCTCGTTTACCTGGCGATGGAGGCGCTTCGCCCGCGCGTCGTGGCGGCGCCGGCTGGCGTCTCAGTCAATGGCTAG
- the hppD gene encoding 4-hydroxyphenylpyruvate dioxygenase — translation MTYQDSNPMGLCGFEFVEFASPVPNVLEPLFEKMGFAKVATHRSKDVALYRQGDINFIVNREPNSPAAYFSAEHGPSACGLAFRVKDSHKAYARALELGAQPMEMVTGPMELRLPAIKGIGGAPLYLIDRFEDGKSIYDIDFEWLPGVERHPKGVGLRVVDHLTHNVYRGRMSHWAEFYERLFNFREIKYFDIKGEYTGLTSKAMTAPDGMIRIPLNEEAGKTSGQIEEFLMKFSGEGIQHVALLTDNLIETVDALQMAGVPLMTSPNDIYYEMLEERLPGHEQPVPELQARGILLDGTTAGGSKRLLLQIFSETLLGPVFFEFIQRKGDDGFGNGNFKALFESLERDQIRRGVLQVDHSEH, via the coding sequence ATGACCTATCAAGACAGCAATCCAATGGGCCTGTGCGGCTTCGAGTTCGTTGAGTTCGCTTCTCCTGTACCGAACGTACTGGAACCGCTATTCGAAAAGATGGGCTTCGCGAAGGTAGCGACGCACCGCTCGAAAGACGTTGCTCTGTATCGGCAAGGCGATATCAATTTCATCGTCAACCGGGAGCCGAACAGTCCTGCGGCCTATTTCTCCGCCGAGCACGGACCCTCCGCCTGCGGCTTGGCCTTCCGTGTGAAGGACTCGCACAAGGCGTACGCACGTGCTCTGGAACTGGGCGCCCAGCCCATGGAGATGGTGACCGGCCCAATGGAGCTCCGCCTGCCGGCCATCAAGGGCATCGGCGGCGCGCCGCTTTACCTGATTGACCGCTTCGAGGACGGCAAGTCCATCTACGACATTGATTTCGAGTGGCTGCCGGGGGTAGAGCGCCACCCCAAGGGCGTGGGCCTCAGAGTGGTCGATCACCTGACGCACAACGTCTATCGAGGCCGGATGTCCCACTGGGCAGAGTTCTATGAACGCCTGTTCAATTTCCGTGAGATCAAGTACTTCGACATCAAGGGCGAATACACGGGGCTGACCTCCAAGGCCATGACGGCGCCGGACGGCATGATCAGAATTCCGTTGAACGAGGAGGCTGGAAAAACGTCCGGCCAGATCGAGGAATTTCTTATGAAGTTCAGTGGTGAAGGCATCCAGCACGTCGCGCTGCTGACTGACAACTTGATCGAGACGGTGGACGCGCTGCAAATGGCGGGCGTACCCCTCATGACATCTCCGAACGACATCTACTATGAGATGCTCGAGGAGCGGTTGCCCGGGCACGAGCAGCCAGTGCCGGAGCTCCAGGCGCGAGGAATCCTGCTGGACGGGACGACTGCGGGAGGCTCCAAGCGCTTGTTGCTGCAGATCTTTTCAGAGACGTTACTAGGCCCCGTCTTCTTCGAATTCATACAGCGCAAGGGCGACGACGGCTTTGGAAACGGCAACTTCAAGGCTCTCTTCGAGTCCCTCGAGCGCGATCAGATTCGCCGGGGCGTACTCCAGGTCGACCATTCCGAACACTAG
- a CDS encoding FAD-binding oxidoreductase — protein MKRNDLIDALAKGLGSASVLTGERLELRQTRDWSDAGAAQPLALLLPRTTGEVAEALRICSEHGCSVAVQGGLTGLAGGANPLDGEVALSLSRLDRIEEVDAVAGIAVVQAGVTLERLQQACAEHGWTFPLDLGARGSCQVGGNAATNAGGNRVLRYGMMRNLILGLEVVLADGTVLTMLDRVIKNNAGFDLKQLFIGSEGSLGVITRLSLMLAPEPAQRCTVLCGMQSFDDALELLRSSKSSLQGLSAFEVMWASYFDASMEAQGKTSPLAARYPVYTLVESVAGAGMAANESMEAFLEQAIESGLVADAVVAQTGTQQDDLWAIREGVSELLAVAKPCAAFDVSVAITRMDELVHRLEDQLKREFPGQKHLFFGHLGDGNLHLISGPYPDPKHLERAEELVYGCVGLFQGSISAEHGIGVVKRDFLHHSRAQAEIDLMRRLKVMLDPQGTLNPGRVFPLSAGVA, from the coding sequence ATGAAACGCAATGACTTGATCGACGCCTTGGCAAAGGGCCTCGGTTCCGCATCAGTTCTTACGGGAGAACGGCTGGAGCTTCGCCAGACGCGGGACTGGAGCGATGCGGGCGCAGCCCAGCCGCTTGCGCTCTTGTTGCCGCGCACCACCGGGGAAGTGGCTGAAGCCCTGCGCATTTGCAGTGAGCACGGTTGTTCTGTAGCTGTCCAAGGCGGCCTCACGGGCCTTGCAGGTGGCGCGAATCCGCTGGACGGCGAGGTCGCCCTGTCCCTTAGCCGACTCGACCGCATCGAGGAAGTCGATGCAGTGGCAGGCATTGCCGTCGTACAGGCGGGGGTGACCCTGGAGCGCCTGCAGCAGGCCTGCGCCGAGCATGGCTGGACCTTTCCGCTTGACCTCGGCGCCCGCGGCTCCTGCCAAGTGGGCGGGAACGCCGCAACCAACGCCGGCGGCAATCGGGTGCTGCGCTATGGAATGATGCGCAACCTGATCCTCGGCCTCGAGGTGGTACTGGCGGATGGGACAGTTCTCACGATGCTGGACCGCGTCATCAAGAACAACGCTGGCTTCGACCTCAAGCAGCTGTTCATCGGAAGCGAAGGGTCCTTGGGGGTCATCACACGCCTCTCACTGATGCTGGCGCCCGAGCCAGCGCAGCGATGCACCGTGCTTTGCGGCATGCAGAGTTTCGACGACGCGCTTGAGTTGCTGAGAAGCTCAAAGTCCTCCCTGCAAGGTCTTAGCGCTTTCGAAGTCATGTGGGCCAGCTACTTCGATGCGAGCATGGAGGCTCAAGGCAAGACCTCTCCACTCGCTGCCCGCTACCCCGTTTACACGTTGGTGGAATCCGTAGCCGGTGCGGGAATGGCCGCAAATGAGTCGATGGAAGCGTTCCTGGAGCAGGCGATCGAATCCGGCCTGGTAGCCGACGCTGTGGTGGCCCAGACCGGAACTCAACAGGACGATCTTTGGGCCATCCGCGAGGGGGTGAGCGAACTCCTGGCTGTGGCCAAACCATGCGCCGCGTTCGATGTAAGTGTCGCGATTACTCGCATGGATGAACTTGTGCATCGGTTGGAAGACCAGCTGAAGCGCGAGTTTCCCGGCCAGAAGCACCTCTTCTTCGGACATCTTGGCGACGGCAACTTGCACCTGATCAGCGGTCCTTATCCGGATCCGAAACACTTGGAACGCGCCGAGGAGCTGGTTTATGGCTGCGTCGGCCTTTTCCAGGGCAGCATTTCAGCCGAGCACGGCATCGGTGTCGTAAAGCGTGACTTCTTGCATCACAGCAGGGCGCAAGCGGAGATTGACCTCATGCGCAGACTGAAAGTGATGCTGGATCCGCAGGGCACTTTGAATCCGGGACGCGTTTTTCCACTGAGCGCAGGTGTCGCCTGA
- a CDS encoding Bug family tripartite tricarboxylate transporter substrate binding protein, with amino-acid sequence MSIKSSWENSLPTSFSMQRRLFLQAAAAAAAIPAASAFGQGAQLEVAKFITGFAAGGTSDTLCRRLAARMTGSYAKTVVVDNRTGAGGQIAIQVIKTLPADGSAILQTPMSMLGIYPHIYKKLPYDPLKDLAPVSLGCVFDFGFAVGPAVPNSVNTVPEFLAWVKSSKNNSFGSPAAGSVPHFIGVLLGRSAGVDMTHVPYRGTQTAILDLIGGQIPAVSGPVGDFLPHLAAGKCRLLATSGSTRNRFAPTVATFMEQGLKDMAFSEWFGLFLPAGASREVVQRANAALRPALASPEIVEGLGVMGLQAASSTPEELAGRLKADYERWGPIVKSIGFTAES; translated from the coding sequence ATGTCAATCAAAAGCAGCTGGGAGAATTCCCTGCCGACGAGCTTCAGCATGCAGCGCCGCCTGTTCCTTCAAGCCGCTGCGGCCGCGGCCGCCATTCCGGCCGCAAGCGCCTTCGGGCAAGGCGCGCAGTTGGAGGTCGCAAAGTTCATCACTGGTTTCGCCGCGGGCGGAACCTCGGACACGTTGTGCCGACGTCTCGCCGCTCGCATGACCGGCAGCTATGCCAAGACTGTTGTGGTCGACAACCGGACGGGCGCCGGAGGGCAAATTGCTATCCAGGTGATCAAGACCTTGCCGGCAGACGGCTCGGCCATCCTTCAAACCCCGATGTCGATGCTCGGAATCTATCCGCACATCTACAAGAAGCTGCCGTATGACCCGTTGAAGGACCTCGCCCCCGTATCGCTTGGATGTGTCTTTGATTTTGGCTTCGCAGTCGGACCGGCCGTACCCAACTCCGTCAACACGGTCCCGGAGTTCCTGGCCTGGGTGAAGTCATCCAAGAACAATTCCTTCGGCTCCCCGGCGGCCGGTTCGGTGCCGCACTTCATCGGCGTGCTACTTGGACGTTCCGCTGGAGTCGACATGACCCATGTTCCTTACCGCGGAACTCAGACCGCGATTCTTGACTTGATCGGCGGACAGATCCCCGCCGTTTCCGGACCCGTCGGGGACTTCCTGCCTCACCTGGCGGCTGGAAAGTGCCGCTTGCTTGCAACGAGCGGATCCACTCGCAATCGCTTCGCTCCCACTGTAGCAACGTTCATGGAGCAGGGGCTCAAGGACATGGCATTCTCCGAGTGGTTTGGCCTGTTCCTGCCCGCCGGGGCGTCGCGGGAGGTCGTACAGCGTGCAAACGCGGCGCTGCGCCCAGCCCTGGCCAGCCCCGAAATCGTCGAAGGACTCGGCGTGATGGGATTGCAGGCCGCATCCTCGACGCCTGAAGAGCTGGCAGGTCGGTTGAAGGCAGACTACGAGCGTTGGGGCCCAATCGTCAAATCCATCGGGTTCACGGCAGAGTCATGA
- a CDS encoding GntR family transcriptional regulator, producing the protein MSAIPQPKSSLTQSAYERLKGDLLACRLEPDERLNISELCGALGVSLGAVREALSRLTSEGLVVAEPQRGFRVASISEDELRDLYRTRIEIEALCLRRAIEVGSLRWESNLVAAYHSLSRTPEAAPGHPAHVGDEWLQRHADFHEALVSGGDSPWLMRLRTQLFQQSQRYRRLSVSLAKTKRNVDKEHRELMEAVLARDADRAVALMRDHLQLTTKILLAASRA; encoded by the coding sequence ATGTCCGCCATCCCGCAGCCGAAATCCAGCCTGACCCAGTCCGCGTACGAACGCTTGAAGGGCGATCTGCTGGCCTGCCGGCTCGAGCCCGACGAGCGACTGAACATCAGTGAGCTGTGCGGGGCATTGGGCGTCAGCCTTGGGGCCGTGCGAGAGGCACTGTCACGGCTTACCTCGGAAGGGCTGGTGGTCGCCGAGCCGCAGCGCGGCTTTCGGGTCGCCTCCATCTCCGAAGACGAACTGCGCGACCTGTATCGGACAAGGATCGAGATCGAGGCGTTGTGCCTGCGCCGCGCGATCGAGGTGGGCAGCCTGCGGTGGGAGTCCAACCTTGTGGCGGCGTATCACAGCCTTTCCAGAACGCCCGAGGCCGCGCCCGGCCACCCGGCACATGTGGGCGATGAGTGGCTGCAGCGCCATGCCGACTTCCACGAGGCGCTGGTCAGCGGAGGTGACAGCCCGTGGCTCATGCGCTTGCGAACGCAGCTCTTTCAGCAATCCCAGCGCTACCGGCGCCTTTCCGTGTCGCTGGCCAAGACCAAGCGCAACGTCGACAAGGAGCATCGGGAACTGATGGAGGCAGTCCTGGCGCGCGACGCCGATCGTGCCGTTGCACTGATGCGCGACCATCTGCAGCTCACGACCAAGATACTGCTCGCAGCGTCCCGCGCTTAG
- a CDS encoding FAD-dependent oxidoreductase, producing MASQQIDFLLIGGGLASAQAAQTLRQEGSTGSILILSAESSLPYHRPFLSKAYLIGTADEARILVHPDSFYRDQRIDVALETRAVAVDTAGQWVETSTGSRIHYGKLLVATGTSARRLGVTGASLGGIHTLRTRGDAEAIRQAAASAKRVVIVGGGFLGMEVAVTLRELGLDVAVIETGSRILKHLESPLLSDFVQSRAEQDRAVSIMVNQSVAAFRGRGKVNEVELASGAKIPCDMVVVSIGVEPATQFLEGSGIKLEDGFVAVDERLQASVPNVFAAGDVASFLDPVFSRRRHVEHWDNAIKQGQLAARNMLGRRRRYDTVSYFFCEVGDIGFNVLGDPTGTDESICQGALDGRSFSLIYLSQDIPRAVFTLGRTADEVRAAESLIRYRTNLRKEKHRLKEPAFALNTLPMQNVLILQGGGALGAFECGVVKALEERRIFPDIVAGISIGAFNGAIVASHPDRATEALESFWADLKVASLPGLTEQARRAVTAAQIIGFGVEKFFRPRWIPSFDAAWDPPWNWTGLYDTAPMRRLLEKYVDFPALKHSPVRLLVSAVNVLNAELETFDSYVDDFTPEHILASGSLPPGFSWTYVDGQPYWDGGVVSNSPLDLVIDRCGPDGKRVFMVDLFSNQKELPSNITEVLARRDEVVYAQRVRSDLRIREQADAYRALIANLMQEFEPGQQDKIKRIPLYIQLMGNGVATQVTRFTRRPPPNEPSSRDYDFSDVAIRSNREQGYTLAQAILASCDPAGGEGSS from the coding sequence ATGGCATCCCAACAAATCGACTTCCTTCTGATCGGCGGCGGCCTGGCCAGTGCCCAGGCGGCGCAGACATTGCGCCAGGAAGGCTCCACGGGCTCGATCCTGATCCTCTCGGCCGAGTCGAGCCTGCCCTACCATCGGCCTTTCCTGTCCAAGGCGTACCTGATCGGCACGGCGGACGAAGCACGCATTCTGGTCCACCCGGATTCGTTCTATCGTGACCAGCGGATCGACGTGGCGCTGGAGACCCGGGCCGTGGCGGTTGATACCGCAGGGCAGTGGGTTGAGACATCGACCGGATCGCGGATCCACTACGGCAAGCTCCTGGTTGCGACCGGAACCTCCGCGCGGCGCCTGGGCGTGACGGGAGCCTCGCTCGGCGGAATTCACACGCTGAGGACGCGGGGCGATGCCGAAGCCATTCGACAGGCCGCCGCGAGCGCCAAGCGGGTGGTGATCGTGGGTGGCGGCTTCCTTGGCATGGAGGTCGCCGTCACGCTGCGCGAACTCGGCCTGGACGTCGCCGTCATCGAAACCGGAAGCCGGATCCTCAAGCATCTGGAATCGCCGCTGCTCTCGGACTTCGTCCAAAGCCGTGCAGAGCAGGACCGCGCAGTTTCGATCATGGTCAACCAATCGGTGGCCGCGTTCCGCGGAAGAGGCAAAGTCAACGAAGTGGAGCTTGCCAGCGGAGCCAAGATCCCTTGCGACATGGTCGTCGTGAGCATTGGCGTGGAACCGGCTACGCAGTTCCTCGAGGGCAGCGGTATCAAGCTCGAAGATGGCTTCGTCGCGGTCGACGAGCGGTTGCAGGCCAGCGTCCCGAACGTCTTTGCAGCGGGCGACGTGGCGAGCTTCCTCGACCCGGTGTTCTCGCGCCGACGACACGTCGAGCACTGGGACAACGCGATAAAGCAGGGACAGCTCGCCGCCCGCAACATGCTGGGGCGCAGGCGACGCTACGACACCGTCTCCTACTTTTTCTGCGAGGTTGGCGATATCGGTTTCAACGTCCTGGGCGACCCCACGGGCACTGACGAAAGCATCTGCCAGGGGGCGCTGGACGGGCGCTCGTTCTCCCTGATCTATCTGAGCCAGGACATCCCGCGCGCCGTGTTCACCCTTGGCCGCACGGCCGATGAGGTTCGCGCCGCCGAGAGCCTGATCCGCTATCGCACCAACCTGCGCAAGGAGAAACACCGACTGAAGGAGCCCGCCTTCGCGCTCAACACGCTGCCGATGCAGAACGTGCTGATCCTGCAAGGTGGAGGTGCACTGGGCGCCTTCGAGTGCGGCGTGGTCAAGGCGCTGGAGGAACGCCGAATCTTCCCCGACATCGTCGCCGGCATCTCGATCGGCGCCTTCAACGGCGCAATCGTCGCCAGCCACCCGGATCGTGCGACCGAGGCACTGGAATCGTTCTGGGCGGATCTCAAGGTCGCATCGCTGCCAGGCCTCACCGAGCAGGCGCGGCGTGCAGTCACGGCCGCGCAGATCATCGGATTCGGCGTTGAGAAGTTCTTCCGGCCGCGCTGGATCCCTTCATTCGACGCAGCATGGGATCCGCCGTGGAACTGGACCGGCCTCTACGACACCGCGCCCATGCGGCGGCTGCTGGAGAAGTACGTGGACTTCCCGGCGCTCAAGCACAGCCCGGTGCGCCTGCTCGTGAGTGCAGTCAACGTGCTGAACGCGGAGTTGGAGACCTTCGACAGCTATGTCGATGATTTCACCCCCGAGCACATCCTTGCCAGTGGCAGCCTGCCGCCCGGTTTCTCCTGGACCTATGTGGACGGCCAGCCGTACTGGGACGGCGGCGTCGTGAGCAATTCCCCGCTCGACTTGGTGATCGACCGCTGCGGGCCGGATGGCAAGCGCGTCTTCATGGTCGATCTGTTTTCCAATCAGAAGGAACTGCCGAGCAACATCACCGAGGTCCTGGCACGGCGCGACGAAGTCGTCTATGCCCAGCGCGTGCGCAGCGACCTGCGCATCCGTGAACAAGCCGACGCCTACCGCGCCCTGATCGCCAACCTGATGCAGGAGTTCGAGCCAGGGCAGCAGGACAAGATCAAGCGGATACCTCTCTATATCCAGCTCATGGGCAACGGCGTGGCCACGCAGGTCACCCGCTTCACTCGCAGGCCGCCGCCGAACGAACCGTCCTCGCGTGACTATGACTTTTCCGATGTCGCCATCCGCAGCAACCGAGAGCAAGGCTACACACTTGCTCAAGCCATCTTGGCATCGTGCGATCCGGCTGGAGGAGAAGGATCATCGTAA